In the Colletotrichum lupini chromosome 1, complete sequence genome, one interval contains:
- a CDS encoding DDHD domain-containing protein: MVTGQSSLDEKHQPSYVIETHESKTLAERSTCFRPFALPFTVLVLRTTPADTEARNRSGNSHPALELHQQHLYFPPHAVDFERKLGLRYASALLSPSWPLRCHAQVYVAPQAHRQPPVILQPTTPLTTTLDLPHLSPICRNKMDSSEQNHTYGLKCRLAPVSQPSTGGVDDGIPAVAAQFFYSSILPIDDPLSPGTIAGVSDARTARGPIRPFSLGDNNALEKAWLSFLSNDDIQAHEQLVRDRKLSPNTEKANAHKLGLLARHLAIKHLQKHGGIIQTSTTAGEASDLLPDTPISTCCPELFIDVSTELQNTFCALARKHHPSLGQERVVQEVMMELRGLVASSETRPQFGSVSSSRPRADSARSRQMEIVSSFSPRQEAASELQRMGREVGNTGLESGSRTRSDSRTSEQTSRPSTPGLGTSFRQHAADDGISGKPFVRAGLRQRPQDSLATSFPPSEQSKSNDVENQDPRRSFTMPEPPRTRSNTSQAKIVSDESYRREAIDVVVGISRLHMVSIPALQMKPIYWSPVNDIAMVLRATWFYRDTMLPIPPAVANQLEAGYRELKPHTETWNDELRCAVDVGPLGEEKVSHRLWPENVSQPSDGDKEPVSDTRISSDPFCAASCFRGEAAAEGAIDPNLKTASATQQHRSYATYHVIYKDASKAFLLKPSLKPSAYYGRRPVAKIMKGMTVGIPAVRGFDRAVWERTHDKNRPREATKQPASSASNTIEAVGQDVCAACKAEKERGQVTDLVLVVHGIGQKFAERVESFHFTHAINAFRRDVNTELANPIVKGVLRDGQNGIMVLPINWRHTLSFEEGGPMTEEDKAQHVPDGFSLKDIEPGSIPAVRSMISDVMFDIPFYLSHHKGKMINALVTEANRVYRLWCRNNPGFADRGRTHLIGHSLGSAMAIEILSRQPARIPQLDLSTRMPKPDFFEFDTKNLFLVGSPAGFFLLLERGMLQPRRGRVKPGADPADVNAPEVTGEAGRYGCIAVDNIYNVLAKEDPIAYLLNGTIDPVYATSLRTAHVPSSATSLFRYVGNAVKSLVPGAAPTPATMAPPPAPKPNFARLPSQLELEVHDFTREEIAERKAYLLNDNGQIDYYLRFGGGPLEIQYLNMLSAHTCYWTSQDFIRMLCMEVGRKPGRENTIPAMRAQKAAKRPLG; encoded by the exons ATGGTTACTG GCCAGTCTTCCCTAGACGAGAAGCATCAACCATCTTACGTCATTGAGACGCATGAGAGCAAAACACTTGCGGAACGGAGCACATGCTTTCGGCCTTTCGCCTTACCGTTTACTGTCCT AGTATTACGCACCACTCCTGCTG ATACTGAGGCGCGAAATCGAAGCGGCAACTCCCACCCAGCCCTGGAGCTTCATCAACAGCATCTCTACTTCCCTCCTCATGCTGTGGACTTCGAGCGGAAGCTGGGTCTAAGGTACGCATCAGCCCTCTTGAGTCCTTCTTGGCCTCTGCGCTG CCATGCTCAAGTCTACGTCGCGCCGCAGGCTCACCGACAGCCACCCGTGATACTTCAACCAACCACGCCTTTGACCACGACGCTTGACCTTCCTCACTTGTCTCCGATCTGC CGGAACAAAATGGACTCTTCAGAACAAAACCATACGTACGGCCTCAAGTGCCGCCTTGCCCCGGTGTCCCAGCCATCAACTGGGGGCGTCGACGATGGCATCCCAGCGGTGGCTGCACAGTTTTTCTATTCTTCAATACTACCCATAGACGACCCTTTGTCTCCTGGGACAATCGCTGGCGTGTCCGACGCCCGAACTGCTCGTGGCCCGATTCGTCCATTCTCCCTCGGTGACAATAATGCCCTCGAAAAGGCATGGCTTAGCTTTTTGTCTAACGATGATATTCAAGCTCACGAGCAGCTAGTTCGAGACAGGAAACTGAGTCCCAATACTGAGAAAGCCAACGCGCATAAACTGGGCCTCTTAGCGCGACACTTAGCTATCAAGCACCTCCAGAAGCATGGTGGCATCATTCAAACATCGACCACGGCCGGCGAAGCTTCGGATCTTCTTCCAGACACCCCGATATCTACATGTTGCCCGGAGTTATTCATTGATGTCTCTACCGAGCTCCAGAATACCTTTTGTGCGCTGGCCAGGAAACATCACCCTTCGCTCGGCCAGGAGAGAGTCGTGCAAGAAGTCATGATGGAACTCAGGGGTCTCGTAGCATCGAGCGAGACGCGCCCCCAGTTCGGGAGTGTCTCTTCTTCCCGGCCACGAGCGGACTCGGCTCGTTCGCGGCAAATGGAGATTGTCAGCTCATTCAGCCCTCGGCAAGAAGCTGCGAGCGAATTGCAGAGAATGGGAAGAGAGGTTGGCAACACGGGGTTGGAGTCTGGGTCGAGGACTAGATCTGATTCCCGGACAAGCGAGCAAACATCTCGGCCCTCCACGCCGGGTTTGGGCACTTCGTTCCGGCAGCATGCTGCCGACGATGGTATCTCTGGCAAACCGTTTGTGCGTGCTGGGCTTCGGCAGCGACCCCAAGATTCGCTGGCGACGTCGTTCCCTCCTTCGGAACAGTCGAAATCGAATGATGTCGAAAATCAAGATCCAAGGCGTTCGTTCACTATGCCAGAGCCGCCCAGAACCAGATCGAACACTTCGCAAGCTAAAATTGTCAGCGATGAAAGTTACAGAAGAGAAGCTATTGACGTTGTTGTCGGCATCTCGCGGTTGCATATGGTGTCCATCCCGGCTCTACAAATGAAGCCCATTTACTGGTCCCCTGTGAACGACATTGCAATGGTCCTACGTGCCACCTGGTTCTACAG AGATACGATGCTACCAATACCCCCAGCTGTAGCGAATCAATTAGAGGCTGGCTACCGAGAGCTCAAGCCTCACACCGAGACGTGGAATGATGAGCTCCGTTGCGCCGTTGATGTAGGGCCTCTTGGCGAGGAAAAAGTCTCACATCGATTATGGCCAGAGAACGTAAGTCAACCTAGCGACGGAGACAAGGAGCCAGTTTCGGATACTCGTATCTCATCAGATCCGTTCTGTGCCGCAAGCTGCTTTCGTGGGGAGGCGGCAGCAGAGGGTGCCATCGATCCAAACCTGAAGACTGCCTCGGCTACGCAACAGCATCGAAGTTACGCAACTTATCATGTCATCTATAAAGATGCTTCCAAGGCCTTTCTCCTCAAACCTAGTCTCAAGCCATCTGCCTACTACGGCAGGAGACCTGTTGCGAAGATTATGAAGGGGATGACCGTCGGCATTCCAGCTGTACGTGGCTTTGATCGTGCGGTGTGGGAGCGTACACATGACAAGAACCGGCCTCGAGAAGCCACCAAGCAGCCAGCTTCTTCCGCCAGCAACACGATCGAGGCAGTCGGACAAGACGTCTGCGCGGCCTGCAAGGCTGAAAAAGAGCGCGGCCAAGTTACCGACCTTGTGTTGGTGGTTCACGGAATCGGCCAAAAGTTTGCGGAACGAGTCGAAAGCTTCCACTTCACCCACGCTATCAACGCTTTTCGGCGTGATGTTAACACGGAGTTGGCGAACCCAATTGTCAAGGGGGTGTTAAGAGATGGCCAGAATGGTATCATGGTACTTCCCATCAACTGGCGGCATACACTCTCGTTCGAGGAAGGCGGCCCAATGACAGAGGAAGACAAAGCACAACACGTGCCAGACGGGTTCAGTCTTAAAGATATCGAGCCTGGCAGTATTCCCGCAGTTAGGAGCATGATATCGGATGTCATGTTCGACATACCCTTCTATTTATCTCACCACAAGGGCAAGATGATCAACGCGCTGGTGACAGAGGCCAATCGTGTGTATCGCCTCTGGTGCCGCAACAACCCCGGATTCGCAGATAGAGGGCGCACTCACCTCATCGGTCATTCTCTGGGTAGCGCCATGGCTATTGAAATTCTTTCTCGACAACCCGCACGTATTCCGCAATTAGACCTCTCGACAAGAATGCCGAAGCCCGACTTCTTTGAGTTCGACACGAAGAACTTATTCTTGGTTGGAAGCCCCGCTGGTTTCTTCCTGCTCTTGGAACGAGGCATGCTTCAACCTCGGCGCGGTAGGGTGAAGCCTGGAGCTGATCCCGCCGACGTTAATGCGCCAGAAGTAACGGGCGAGGCCGGGCGATACGGTTGCATCGCCGTAGATAACATCTATAATGTACTGGCCAAGGAGGATCCCATCGCTTACCTCCTGAATGGTACCATCGATCCGGTGTATGCAACCAGCCTGAGAACAGCACATGTCCCGTCAAGCGCCACCTCCCTTTTCAGATACGTTGGCAATGCAGTGAAAAGTCTTGTGCCCGGCGCAGCACCTACGCCAGCCACCATGGCCCCTCCTCCGGCCCCAAAGCCAAACTTTGCGCGCTTGCCTTCGCAGCTCGAGCTTGAGGTTCACGACTTCACGCGAGAGGAGATTGCTGAGCGAAAGGCTTATCTCCTTAATGACAATGGCCAGATCGACTACTACCTCAGGTTCGGCGGCGGGCCACTGGAGATCCAGTACCTCAACATGCTGAGCGCGCATACTTGCTACTGGACGAGTCAGGACTTCATTCGCATGTTGTGTATGGAAGTGGGCAGGAAACCTGGCAGAGAGAACACGATACCTGCCATGAGAGCTCAGAAGGCGGCTAAGAGGCCGCTTGGGTGA
- a CDS encoding DNA repair helicase: MRSASESGARDRAPALLVHLLRHSCRLKMKFFIDELPVLFPYPSIYPEQYAYMCDLKKTLDAGGHCVLEMPSGTGKTVSLLSLIVAYQQHNPEHRKLIYCSRTMSEIEKALAELKALMKYRAQELGEEEEFRGLGLTSRKNLCLHPSVKQEKSGSVVDARCRSLTAGFVKEKKDRGENVDVCVYHDNLDLLEPHNLIPNGVWTFEGLLKYGEQHKQCPYFTARRMMQFCNVIIYSYHYLLDPKIAERVSRELSKDCIVVFDEAHNIDNVCIESLSTDITEDSLRKATRGAQNLERKITEMRDTDQEQLQNEYQKLVEGLRGADEARQEDAFMANPALPDDLLKEAVPGNIRRAEHFVSFLKRFIEYLKTRMKVRHTISETPPSFLAHLKEYTFIEKKPLRFCAERLTSLVRTLELTNIEDYQPLQEVATFATLVATYEKGFLLILEPFESETAEVPNPVLHFTCLDAAIAIKPVFDRFSSVIITSGTISPLEMYPKMLGFSTVVQESYSMTLARRSFLPMIVTRGSDQSSISTSFQVRNEPSVVRNYGTLLTEFAKITPDGMVVFFPSYLYMESIISMWQGMNILEEVWKYKLILVETPDAQETSLALETYRTACCNGRGAVLLCVARGKVSEGIDFDHQYGRTVLCIGVPFQYTESRILKARLEFLRETYRIRENDFLSFDAMRHAAQCLGRVLRGKDDYGIMVLADRRFQKKRTQLPKWINQGLLDADTNVSTDMAVSSARRFLKQMAQPFRAKDQEGVSTWNYEDLMRHKEKMDLERIQELEEVGAGRDGYGADGGDEYGLDDDLDHDLMEIDDGF; encoded by the exons ATGAGATCTGCTTCGGAATCTGGCGCCCGTGACCGCGCTCCCGCTTTACTCGTCCACCTG CTGCGGCACTCTTGCCGTCTCAAGATGAAGTTCTTCATCGA CGAATTGCCGGTCCTTTTCCCATATCCTTCGATCTACCCTGAGCAATATGC ATACATGTGTGATCTCAAAA AGACCCTAGACGCAGGGGGGCACTGCGTACTGGAGATGCCTTCAGGGACAGGAAAGACGGTTTCGCTGCTCTCGCTCATCGTCGCTTACCAGCAACACAACCCCGAGCACCGGAAGCTAATCTATTGCTCTC GTACAATGTCTGAGATCGAAAAGGCTCTGGCTGAGCTCAAGGCTCTCATGAAGTATCGAGCACAAGAGCTtggggaggaggaagagttCCGTGGCCTAGGCTTGACAAGCCGAAAGAACCTATGCCTTCACCCCTCTGTAAAACAGGAGAAGAGTGGTTCCGTCGTCGACGCACGCTGTCGAAGCTTGACAGCAGGCTTTGTCAAGGAGAAAAAAGACCGCGGCGAGAACGTCGACGTTTGTGTCTACCATGAT AACTTGGACCTGCTTGAGCCGCACAACCTGATTCCAAACGGAGTTTGGACGTTTGAGGGCCTCTTGAAGTACGGCGAGCAACACAAGCAATGTCCGTACTTCACCGCAAGACGCATG ATGCAATTTTGCAACGTTATCATCTACTCGTACCACTATCTACTTGATCCCAAAATCGCCGAGAGGGTATCAAGGGAGCTCTCAAAAGACTGCATCGTGGTTTTTGACGAGGCTCACAATATCGACAACGTCTGCATTGAATCTCTCAGCACAGACATCACAGAAGACTCTCTACGGAAAGCCACAAGGGGCGCGCAGAACTTGGAACGGAAGATTACGGAAATGAGGGATACCGACCAAGAGCAATTACAAAACGAATACCAGAAACTGGTCGAAGGACTTCGTGGCGCAGATGAAGCACGGCAAGAAGATGCGTTCATGGCGAATCCAG CACTTCCCGATGATCTGCTCAAGGAAGCGGTTCCGGGTAACATCAGGAGAGCGGAACACTTTGTGTCCTTCCTAAAGAGATTTATCGAGTATCTCAAG ACTAGGATGAAGGTCAGGCATACGATATCGGAAACACCCCCGTCTTTCCTCGCCCATCTCAAGGAATACACATTCATCGAAAAGAAGCCACTTAGATTCTGCGCCGAGAGATTGACGTCACTTGTGCGGACCCTTGAGCTTACCAATATTGAGGACTATCAACCCCTGCAGGAAGTTGCTACATTCGCAACGCTTGTGGCGACGTATGAGAAGGGTTTCCTGCTCATTCTCGAGCCTTTCGAGTCAGAAACGGCAGAGGTACCCAACCCTGTCCTGCACTTCACATGTCTCGACGCCGCCATCGCAATCAAGCCCGTCTTTGACAGATTCAGCTCCGTCATCATCACGTCAGGAACAATTTCTCCACTTGAAATGTATCCAAAGATGCTGGGGTTCTCAACCGTTGTGCAGGAGTCCTACAGCATGACCTTGGCCAGAAGATCGTTCCTGCCAATGATCGTGACTCGTGGAAGCGACCAATCTTCCATCTCGACCAGTTTTCAGGTCCGGAACGAGCCGAGTGTCGTCCGTAATTACGGCACTCTCCTAACCGAGTTTGCCAAAATCACGCCAGACGGCATGGTCGttttcttcccctcctacTTGTACATGGAGTCCATCATCAGCATGTGGCAGGGCATGAATATTCTCGAAGAAGTCTGGAAGTACAAGCTGATTCTGGTTGAGACACCAGATGCACAAGAGACGTCGCTCGCGCTAGAGACGTACAGGACAGCCTGCTGCAATGGCCGCGGCGCCGTACTACTCTGTGTCGCCCGTGGCAAGGTCTCGGAGGGCATCGATTTCGATCACCAATACGGTCGGACCGTGTTGTGCATAGGCGTGCCGTTCCAGTACACCGAGTCCCGCATCCTCAAGGCCCGTCTCGAGTTCCTGCGAGAAACGTATCGCATCCGCGAGAACGACTTCCTGTCCTTCGACGCTATGCGCCACGCCGCGCAGTGTCTCGGTCGAGTCTTGAGAGGTAAGGACGATTACGGCATCATGGTCCTCGCGGACCGCAGATTCCAGAAGAAGCGGACACAGCTGCCCAAATGGATCAATCAGGGCCTGCTCGATGCCGACACAAACGTCAGCACGGACATGGCCGTCAGCAGCGCCCGGCGTTTCCTCAAACAAATGGCCCAGCCGTTCCGAGCAAAAGATCAGGAGGGTGTGAGCACCTGGAATTACGAGGACTTAATGAGGCACAAGGAGAAAATGGACTTGGAGCGAATTCAGGAGCTCGAAGAGGTTGGTGCTGGTAGGGACGGCTACGGCGCCGACGGAGGTGACGAGTATGGCTTGGATGATGACCTCGACCATGACTTGATGGAGATTGACGACGGGTTTTGA